Proteins encoded together in one Coffea arabica cultivar ET-39 chromosome 2c, Coffea Arabica ET-39 HiFi, whole genome shotgun sequence window:
- the LOC113726447 gene encoding small ribosomal subunit protein uS9, with protein MAAPVESVQCFGRKKTAVAVTHCKRGRGLIKINGVPIELVQPEILRYKAFEPILLLGRHRFAAVDMRIRVKGGGHTSQIYAIRQSIAKALVAYYQKYVDEQSKKEIKDILVRYDRTLLVADPRRCEPKKFGGRGARARFQKSYR; from the coding sequence ATGGCGGCGCCGGTGGAGTCTGTTCAATGTTTCGGCCGTAAGAAGACGGCGGTGGCAGTTACACACTGCAAGCGTGGACGCGGCCTGATCAAGATTAACGGCGTTCCCATCGAGCTCGTTCAGCCAGAAATCCTCCGCTACAAGGCTTTCGAACCAATCCTCCTCCTCGGGCGTCACCGCTTTGCCGCAGTTGACATGCGCATCCGCGTCAAAGGAGGAGGTCACACTTCTCAGATCTACGCCATCCGCCAGTCCATCGCGAAGGCTTTAGTTGCGTACTATCAGAAATACGTTGACGAGCAGTCTAAGAAGGAGATCAAGGACATCCTCGTTCGCTATGATAGGACTTTGCTTGTGGCTGATCCCAGGCGCTGTGAGCCAAAGAAGTTCGGTGGTCGTGGTGCCCGTGCTAGGTTCCAGAAATCTTACCGTTAA
- the LOC113726446 gene encoding caffeoyl-CoA O-methyltransferase 5-like produces the protein MAQNGEGKDSQNLRHQEVGHKSLLQSDALYQYILETSVYPREPEPMKELRELTAKHPWNIMTTSADEGQFLNMIIKLINAKKTMEIGVYTGYSLLATALALPEDGKILAMDINRENYELGLPVIERAGVSHKIDFREGPALPVLDELIEDDKNHGSFDFIFVDADKDNYLNYHKRIIELVKVGGMIGYDNTLWNGSVVAPPDAPMRKYVRYYRDFVLELNKALAADPRIEICMLPVGDGITLCRRVS, from the exons ATGGCCCAGAATGGAGAAGGAAAGGATAGCCAAAATCTCAGGCATCAAGAAGTAGGCCATAAAAGCCTTCTGCAAAGTGATGCACTCTACCAG TACATCCTGGAAACCAGCGTGTATCCAAGAGAGCCAGAGCCCATGAAAGAGCTGAGAGAACTGACAGCAAAGCATCCATG GAATATTATGACTACATCTGCTGATGAAGGGCAGTTCTTGAACATGATTATCAAGTTGATCAATGCCAAGAAAACCATGGAGATTGGAGTTTACACTGGTTACTCACTTCTGGCTACAGCTCTCGCTCTTCCAGAAGATGGGAAG ATATTGGCCATGGATATTAACAGAGAAAACTACGAATTGGGTCTGCCCGTGATCGAAAGGGCTGGTGTGTCCCATAAAATTGACTTCAGGGAAGGCCCTGCTTTGCCAGTGCTTGATGAGTTGATTGAAGAT GACAAGAACCATGGAAGTTTTGATTTCATCTTCGTGGATGCTGACAAGGACAACTATCTCAACTACCACAAGAGGATAATCGAGTTGGTCAAGGTTGGGGGAATGATTGGGTACGACAACACCCTATGGAACGGCTCCGTGGTGGCCCCACCAGATGCTCCAATGAGGAAGTACGTGAGGTACTACAGGGACTTCGTCTTGGAGCTCAACAAAGCCCTGGCCGCTGATCCCAGGATCGAGATCTGCATGCTCCCCGTTGGCGACGGTATCACCCTGTGCCGCCGCGTCAGCTAA
- the LOC113726448 gene encoding wax ester synthase/diacylglycerol acyltransferase 11: METINTDEPVTPAGRLFLQAEMNQIINCAIGVKNTLDIDAVKSEITTSIMLKQPRFSSLLIIDSHGREHWRRTQVNVDRHVIVRDEPVTNGDPSISQEDAVNDYIADLAVSSPLSTDKPLWEVHLLMAHNCLVLRLHHALGDGISLMSMFLTICRKADDPSQMPAIGGVGTSLASSGGQRRKWRTALWRALLVVWYTLVFVVEFLLRSLWLKDSRTALSGGAGVELWPRKLATAKFRLDDMKVVKRAVAEATINDVLFGVVSCGLSRYLDIRSPNALQDGIQMTGLSMVNLRPQPGLQDFSKLLDSKSGTRFGNQFGMLLLPVYYHKGGSDPLQFVRRAKAMIDKKKLSLEGLFSYKLGYFVMSCFGAKLAALLNYRIVCNTTFTISNVVGPREEITIIGNPVTYLRANTSSLPHAVTVHMVSYAGRADLQILVAKDIIPDPQLLARCFEAALLEMKEYAEAANTTRKEK; the protein is encoded by the exons ATGGAGACCATAAACACCGACGAGCCAGTGACGCCGGCTGGCCGGCTATTTCTCCAGGCGGAAATGAACCAGATAATCAACTGTGCGATCGGAGTAAAGAATACCCTAGACATCGACGctgtaaaatcagaaatcaccACTTCCATAATGCTCAAGCAACCCAGGTTCAGCAGCCTCCTAATTATAGACTCCCACGGCCGAGAGCACTGGCGCAGAACCCAAGTCAACGTCGACCGCCATGTCATAGTTCGCGACGAGCCCGTAACCAACGGTGACCCCTCCATCTCCCAAGAAGACGCCGTCAACGACTACATCGCCGACCTTGCTGTTTCCTCGCCGCTCAGCACAGACAAGCCCTTGTGGGAAGTCCATCTATTAATGGCGCATAACTGCCTTGTTTTGCGGCTGCACCACGCGCTTGGAGATGGGATCTCTTTAATGTCCATGTTCTTAACGATTTGCCGGAAAGCTGATGACCCGAGCCAGATGCCAGCTATTGGCGGCGTGGGGACTTCTTTGGCTTCTTCTGGTGGGCAGAGAAGGAAGTGGAGGACAGCCTTGTGGAGGGCGCTTTTGGTGGTCTGGTATACGTTGGTGTTTGTGGTGGAGTTTCTGTTGAGGAGCTTGTGGTTGAAGGATAGCAGGACTGCCTTGAGCGGCGGAGCTGGGGTAGAGCTCTGGCCCAGGAAGTTGGCCACGGCCAAGTTCAGGCTTGATGATATGAAGGTTGTCAAGAGAGCAGTGGCGGAAGCG ACCATCAATGACGTTCTTTTCGGCGTAGTCTCTTGTGGGCTTTCGAGATACCTCGACATCCGATCGCCTAATG CCTTGCAAGATGGGATTCAGATGACTGGACTTTCCATGGTTAATTTAAGACCTCAACCGGGCCTGCAG GATTTCTCAAAGCTGCTGGATAGCAAATCCGGCACCCGCTTTGGGAATCAATTTGGTATGCTGCTGCTACCCGTCTACTATCATAAAGGAGGTTCTGATCCCCTCCAATTTGTAAGGAGAGCGAAAGCTATGATTGACAAGAAAAAGCTATCATTAGAGGGACTTTTCTCGTACAAACTTGGGTATTTCGTCATGTCTTGCTTCGGAGCAAAG TTGGCCGCCTTGCTTAATTATAGGATTGTCTGTAACACCACGTTCACAATCTCGAATGTGGTCGGCCCTCGGGAGGAGATCACAATTATAGGCAATCCGGTGACTTACCTGAGAGCCAATACCTCAAGCCTGCCCCAT GCCGTTACCGTGCATATGGTTAGCTATGCAGGAAGAGCTGATTTGCAAATATTGGTGGCTAAAGATATCATCCCCGATCCCCAACTTCTGGCCAGGTGTTTCGAAGCTGCTCTGCTCGAAATGAAAGAATATGCAGAGGCAGCCAACACGACTCGAAAAGAAAAGTAA
- the LOC113726445 gene encoding protein ALP1-like, translating to MPPPPNNLNRSRALAALLSSLVSQLLLLLLLFCPSSTPFSLLNSFSSTHQFFFPLLHHFLSTSETSATFSLLSSFSRKRKRTHSPNSDDPTHANAVSGSAPDSVIPKNPDSYKQTFKMNCSTFEWLCGLLEPLLECRDPVQSPLNLPVETRLGIGLFRLATGSSYQEISRRFRVSELIAKFCVKHLCRVLCTNYRFWVGFPAENELYSVSTQFEKLGGLRNCCGIINCARFKVKGSDSVLKYSHLEDTVAAQLVVDASSRILSITAGFRGNKSNLAVLNSSSLYKDAETGALLHTRTLYINNVAVPQYLIGGGGYPLLPWLLVPFADPLGGSSEENFNNVVKIMCVPMLKTIASLRGWGVLSGPIDAEFKTAVANIGACSILHNMLLAREDYSAFCDEVSEFRVDDQSFDYTLDENLNEKGSAIRTALSTISKRV from the coding sequence ATGCCGCCCCCGCCCAACAACCTCAACCGTTCTCGTGCTTTGGCTGCTTTACTTTCTTCTCTGGTTTCCCAGCTCCTCTTGCTTCTTCTCCTCTTTTGCCCTTCCTCAAcccctttctctcttctcaaTTCCTTTTCCTCCACCCACCaattctttttccctctcctcCACCATTTTCTCTCCACCTCGGAAACTTCCGCcactttttcccttttgtcCTCTTTTTCCAGAAAACGCAAGCGGACCCATTCTCCAAACTCCGATGACCCGACCCATGCCAACGCGGTGTCAGGATCCGCACCCGACTCTGTCATCCCGAAGAACCCAGATTCCTACAAGCAAACTTTCAAGATGAATTGCTCAACTTTCGAGTGGCTGTGTGGCCTCCTCGAACCCCTTCTCGAATGCCGGGACCCGGTTCAGTCCCCACTTAATCTTCCCGTTGAGACCCGACTGGGAATCGGACTTTTCCGACTCGCCACCGGATCGAGTTACCAGGAAATTTCCCGGCGGTTCCGCGTCTCGGAATTGATAGCCAAATTCTGCGTCAAACACTTGTGCCGCGTTCTCTGCACCAATTACCGATTCTGGGTCGGGTTTCCAGCTGAGAACGAGCTTTATTCCGTGTCAACTCAGTTTGAAAAGCTCGGTGGATTGCGCAACTGCTGCGGAATTATTAATTGCGCGAGGTTCAAGGTCAAAGGCTCTGATTCAGTTTTAAAGTATTCCCATCTGGAAGACACAGTAGCTGCTCAATTAGTGGTTGATGCATCATCCAGAATTCTGAGCATTACAGCCGGTTTTCGCGGTAACAAGAGTAATTTAGCCGTCCTAAATTCATCAAGCTTGTATAAAGATGCCGAAACAGGAGCTCTACTGCACACGCGGACGCTGTACATAAATAATGTAGCTGTACCCCAGTATTTGATCGGGGGTGGTGGTTACCCTTTACTTCCTTGGTTGTTAGTCCCCTTTGCTGACCCTTTAGGAGGGTCTAGTGAAGAAAATTTTAACAATGTGGTAAAGATCATGTGTGTTCCGATGCTTAAAACTATAGCGAGTTTGAGGGGATGGGGTGTTTTAAGCGGGCCAATTGATGCAGAGTTTAAGACAGCAGTAGCTAACATTGGTGCTTGCTCTATTCTTCACAATATGTTGCTTGCTAGGGAGGATTATTCAGCTTTTTGTGATGAAGTTAGTGAATTTAGGGTGGATGATCAGAGCTTTGATTATACTTTGGATGAAAATTTGAATGAGAAGGGGTCTGCTATAAGAACTGCACTCTCCACTATATCGAAGAGAGTTTAA
- the LOC113724009 gene encoding filament-like plant protein 7 — MDQKTWLWRKRSSEKTIIANGKADCDVKGKEEILPNEKEIALEESVKILNEKLAFLTTESNAKEELLQNHAKMTEEAMAAQKKVEAEVLHLRNELDEALKQKLAANDRLGNLNAALKDCMQQLNVVREEQEQRVNDAIMRTSKEFGNAHKKLEEKFSEANKKLANFTAENSHLSEAIQVKESLIEDLRIRRSQVEAEFDALMARLDSVEKENAFLRYEFRVLEKDLDIRNEEIEFTRRFADASQKHYLESMNKVKKLETECQRLRVMVRKRLPAPALLANLKAEVELQGRRQIETRRRKTNPVSGGLVVRESTRENLDISSKRISFLVDRLQNAEQENKILRDLLAKKDNDLSHSVTSCTHIVPISAQGEAQLKEPHKAERSLELAVLNTVSSKVSSVSDTNIHEEHETSSSRSWTSGLISEFENFKDADHKNMPDHRTLGISDMSLMDDFVEMEKQAIVAINVPHDNYHAFSDMHHVQPGYSKREICQNHVDSTGLELVPVGEEICERHQALQTSDSSSTKPCDWLQAVLNMILEQFHVSERSIDELLEDIRTAVHRETYEVRSSAHSRQNELLPISGYITWKSQTASPVLGSSKGVPDVCSCLEETSHGVIQPLSISIGKIVEFVRRLTSGHSHDCTERANWLEMESGASPSNQLTTAEDFAIHVFGWKACELAAVLHQFGATCKYLVDGKVSFEKFAAELSSALEWIMNNCITNQPISGTGYDLRHHFSHNAVGTAIELGFVQNLLLEMERARSILQVENKALKTELNFLKSLQKDLELNLQSARDKSEALTSDVEQSQQSIKGLETELETLSESKRMMEEQFENQKLINEELDTHLTVAKARLNDVSQKLSSLEVELEDKSHCCEELEATCLELQLQLESFTSKEILRDGINQEGKLLQTGWEIKAASAKLAECEATILNLGNQLNALTPPKEASSANKTLSIPSKNNKKLNQRLSLLDRMLSEESTKMNDLKPSQSKELIISTAETQMQPPCRTISDRALYPSGSQLAAADLVPKREASKNSKAGALVVVPTKKRGRAIGFVRRLLLGRIRGSSKKTPFSFAT; from the exons ATGGATCAGAAGACATGGCTTTGGAGGAAAAGATCTTCAGAGAAGACAATCATTGCAAATGGAAAGGCTGATTGTGAtgtgaaaggaaaagaagag ATTCttccaaatgaaaaagaaatagcTCTGGAGGAATCCGTTAAGATCCTTAACGAGAAGTTAGCTTTTCTGACAACTGAAAGCAATGCTAAAGAAGAGCTTCTGCAAAATCATGCAAAAATGACAGAAGAAGCTATGGCAG CTCAGAAGAAGGTAGAGGCAGAAGTACTGCACTTGAGAAATGAATTGGATGAagctttgaaacaaaaattggcCGCAAATGACAGACTAGGGAACTTAAATGCGGCATTAAAGGACTGCATGCAGCAACTAAATGTGGTTAGAGAAGAACAGGAGCAAAGAGTAAATGATGCTATAATGAGAACTTCAAAGGAATTCGGGAATGCACACAAAAAACTAGAGGAAAAGTTTTCAGAAGCAAACAAAAAGCTTGCAAATTTTACAGCAGAGAATTCCCATCTTAGTGAGGCAATCCAAGTGAAAGAAAGCCTGATTGAAGATCTAAGAATTCGCAGGTCCCAGGTAGAAGCAGAATTTGATGCATTAATGGCAAGACTGGATtctgttgaaaaagaaaatgcttTCTTGAGATATGAGTTCCGTGTGCTCGAGAAAGATCTTGATATTAGAAATGAAGAGATAGAGTTCACTCGCCGCTTTGCAGATGCCTCACAGAAGCACTACTTAGAGAGCATGAACAAAGTAAAGAAGTTAGAAACTGAATGCCAGAGGTTGCGTGTCATGGTGCGTAAGAGGCTGCCTGCTCCAGCTCTTCTCGCAAACTTGAAGGCTGAAGTTGAACTCCAAGGAAGACGACAGATAGAGACAAGGAGGAGAAAAACCAATCCAGTTTCTGGAGGTTTAGTTGTGAGAGAATCTACCAGAGAAAACCTTGATATCTCCAGTAAGAGAATCAGTTTCTTGGTTGATCGTTTACAGAATGCCgaacaagaaaacaagattcTCAGGGATCTTTTGGCAAAGAAAGATAATGATCTCTCTCATTCTGTTACATCATGCACGCATATAGTGCCCATATCAGCACAAGGTGAAGCCCAGCTAAAGGAGCCTCATAAAGCTGAGCGATCTTTGGAGTTGGCTGTGTTGAATACTGTGTCCAGTAAAGTCTCTTCAGTATCAGATACAAACATCCATGAGGAACATGAAACAAGTAGTTCTCGATCATGGACTTCTGGTTTGATCTCAGAATTTGAGAATTTCAAAGATGCAGACCACAAGAATATGCCCGATCACAGAACGTTGGGGATATCAGACATGAGCCTGATGGATGATTTTGTTGAAATGGAGAAGCAAGCAATAGTTGCTATCAATGTCCCCCACGATAATTATCATGCTTTTTCAGACATGCACCATGTACAACCTGGTTACTCAAAGAGGGAGATTTGCCAGAATCACGTGGATTCAACAGGTTTGGAACTTGTTCCAGTCGGAGAGGAAATTTGTGAAAGGCACCAGGCGCTACAAACGAGTGATTCTTCTTCCACAAAACCATGTGACTGGCTTCAGGCTGTCCTGAACATGATATTGGAGCAATTTCATGTTTCAGAAAGAAGTATTGATGAACTTCTTGAAGACATTAGAACTGCAGTGCACCGTGAAACTTATGAGGTAAGGAGCTCAGCTCATTCTAGACAAAATGAGCTACTACCTATTAGTGGCTACATTACATGGAAATCTCAGACAGCATCTCCAGTATTGGGCTCATCCAAAGGTGTTCCTGATGTATGCTCCTGTTTGGAAGAAACAAGCCATGGTGTTATCCAACCTCTAAGCATTTCAATTGGCAAAATTGTTGAATTTGTCAGAAGATTGACTTCTGGACATTCACATGATTGTACTGAGCGAGCTAACTGGTTAGAGATGGAATCAGGTGCTTCACCATCTAATCAGCTCACAACGGCTGAAGACTTTGCAATTCATGTTTTTGGATGGAAAGCTTGTGAACTTGCTGCTGTTTTGCACCAATTTGGAGCTACATGTAAATATCTGGTGGATGGGAAAGTTAGTTTTGAGAAGTTTGCTGCAGAATTATCGTCAGCTCTGGAATGGATCATGAACAACTGTATTACCAATCAGCCTATTTCTGGTACTGGATATGATCTGAGGCATCATTTTTCTCACAATGCTGTGGGAACTGCTATTGAACTTGGATTTGTGCAAAACCTTTTGTTGGAAATGGAGAGGGCTCGTTCTATTCTTCAAGTAGAGAATAAAGCATTAAAGACCGAGCTTAATTTTTTGAAATCCTTGCAGAAAGATTTGGAGCTGAATTTGCAGTCTGCAAGGGATAAGAGCGAGGCTCTTACAAGTGACGTGGAGCAATCACAGCAAAGCATCAAAGGTTTAGAAACTGAATTGGAAACATTGAGTGAATCAAAAAGAATGATGGAAGAGCAGTTTGAAAATCAGAAATTGATAAATGAAGAACTTGACACCCACCTTACCGTTGCAAAAGCAAGACTCAATGATGTTTCCCAAAAGTTGTCTTCTCTTGAAGTAGAACTGGAGGATAAGAGTCACTGTTGTGAAGAATTGGAAGCGACGTGTCTTGaacttcaactccaacttgaaag TTTTACCAGCAAGGAAATTCTGAGAGATGGCATAAATCAAGAGGGAAAGCTGCTTCAGACA GGCTGGGAGATAAAAGCTGCTTCTGCGAAATTGGCAGAGTGTGAGGCAACCATTTTAAACCTTGGGAACCAGTTAAATGCCCTGACTCCACCAAAGGAAGCATCCTCTGCAAATAAAACGTTGTCTATTCCCAGCAAGAATAATAAGAAGTTGAACCAGCGATTATCCTTACTTGATCGGATGTTAAGTGAAGAAAGTACTAAAATGAATGATCTGAAACCTTCCCAGTCGAAGGAACTTATTATAAGCACTGCTGAGACACAGATGCAACCTCCCTGTCGAACCATAAGTGATAGAGCGCTCTATCCTTCTGGCTCCCAACTAGCAGCTGCAGACCTCGTTCCAAAGCGTGAAGCAAGTAAAAATTCCAAAGCCGGGGCCTTGGTGGTTGTACCGACCAAGAAACGGGGAAGAGCAATTGGTTTCGTGAGGAGGCTGCTCCTTGGGAGAATCAGGGGAAGCAGCAAGAAGACACCCTTCTCCTTCGCCACGTAA